Below is a genomic region from Melanotaenia boesemani isolate fMelBoe1 chromosome 19, fMelBoe1.pri, whole genome shotgun sequence.
ACTCTCCACCTCAAGCAATGTGGATTCTGAGCCTCTCCTTTCTTCCTACGaactctgggaccttgatttccaaaggacatgCAGCATTTCcttcatcagagaacataacCGTGgacactcagcagcagtccagtcctttttgtctttggtCCAGGCGAGATGCTTCTGTCTCTTGTTCCAGAGTGGCTTGACACCAGGAAAGCGACAGTTGAAACCACGTCTTGATACGTCTGtgctggtggttcctgaagctctgactccagctgcagtccactctttgtgaatctcccccacatttttgaatgggttttgttccacaatcctctccagggtgtGATTATCCCTActgcttgtacacttttttctaccacatcttttccttcctttcacctctctattaatgtgcttggacacagagctctgtgaacagccagcctctttagcaaCGACCTTTTGTGTCTTCCCTTCTTGTGAAAGGTGTCAATGGTCGTtttttggacaactgtcaggtcagcagtcttccccatgattatgtagccaacagaactagactgagagaccatttaaaggcctttgcaggtgtttcgaGTTAATTAtctgattagagtgtggcaccaggTTTCTTCAATATTGAACttttccacaatattctaattttctgagttacacaatttggggttttcattagttgtcagttataatcatcaaaatgaaaagaaataaacatttgaaacatgtcagtctgtgaggaatgaatgtctacattatacaagtttcactttttatgacgagcacctgtatATTTATCCCTTGGTTTCATTTGTTCATGGCCAGATTGTTGTAGTTTCCCCAGCATCGTCTTTGTGCTTTTGGTTTTCCAACCCTTTTATTCTTAGACATTCCTGCTTGTGTAgctcattaaacatttaattcctACACCTGTTTGCCTCTTCAGCCTGCATATGGGTCTTCAGTCTTCATGCATAGAGACAGTCTATTAAAGTTTTTGCTGCACAGGACAATAAAGGTGaaattaaacatatatatattagagTCTAGTCCTgaatatgaagccagttcttggtctagtcctacatatgaacccaggtcttggtCTGAGTCCTTCGGCATGGACTCCTGCCTCCATGCGGCGTGGATTTTACCAGCCTGTGGTCCTGCTGGGTGgaatgaagaccaggatgcttcagtccttcagctcttcttcttcactctgtctcatgtgtctcatcttcctcttggaAAGGCTCTATAGATTTTCTacagggttcaggtctggagagtCTGCTGGCCAGTCCAGTCCAGTAATCCTTGGTCcttgaaccaggttctggttcttgtggcaGTGTGGACAgtcaagtcctgctggaaaataaagtccaCATCTCCACAAAGGTAGCATGAGGAGCTCTAAAACCTCCTGGTAGACGCTGCGTGGACTCTGGACTTAGTAAAGCCCGGTGGACCAGCACCAGAGGACACGGCTCCCACATCACCACCCACTGTGAAACTTCATGCTGCACTTTAAGGGTtttggattgttgcctctccagtcttcttccagactctgggacctggatTTCCACATAAGATGCAGGATTAGCTCATCAGAAAAGAccctttggaccactgctcagcagACCAGGTCCTAGTTTCTTTAGTCCAGGTGAGAAGCTGCTGACGTTGTGTTGTGTTCAGGAGCAGCTGGACTAGAGGACTACAACatgaagtccaggtccaggatccgtctgtgtggtggctctggaggctctaactccagcctcagtccagtcTTGGTGAAGCTTTTCCTGACcgtcctctccagctgcttcatcctgctgcttgttccagcttctccttcctctcagcttcttcttgatgagctttgatgcagcactttgatcatccagcttcttctgcagccgCCTGCTGAGGCTTTTCCTCCTGGTGGAGGGAGGTGATGGTTTCTGCCcagctgtcaggtcagcaaccttccccatgatgctGGACTCTACTGGAACAGACTGAGACCATCTAGATGCTCAGGAGGCCTCTGCAGGTGTTTGGCTTAATCAGCTGGTTAGAGTGTAGCTCTTAGAGGCTCcaacactgaaccttttcactatattctaattttctgagatttagattttgGGGTTTTCATCAGCTGGAAGTGATAAATCATCACAAGTCTAACAAATAAATACtcgaaatatctcactttgcaaataatgagtttatattttagtttctctttttaagtagaattactgaaatattttttatatccatttctttttagtttcaACTATAATTGTTGTCTTAAACTCTCCTAAAATACATAGCTGATATCCATCCTGTTCTataatttaagttatttttcaaTACTTATTTTGaagattatttttaaccttAATGCATAGTCTCCACTACAGAGGACAAAGGCTGTTTACTAGTGAATTGATGGTTCAGGATGGTAGATTAGCAAATTACTTGCTTCAGTGGACATTTGTCAGTCATCGAATAAACTGCCACTCACTGAAGAATAGATATCACATTATACATTATTACCAACTTTGCTTCAGTGATGAACAAGAAAATGTTACAGCTGTATTTTAATAGAATAGATATATAAATGTAACAGAATATTTTATAGTTGTTTTTCATAGAgtagttaaaaattaaataaagaagattAAAACTAAAGCATCACTGTACATGTCTCCagaagtaaaatactgtatgtgaAAAACTGCTTTTCAATAATGTATGTATATCAGTGTTAATTTAAGCCTAaatattccttttttcttttagaagggataataaatatttttaaagtgtttttgtggATATTTTTTCACATTATGCACCAAGGACTCTTGCCACTCCTTTTCCACCACATGTAAAATCTTCTAGACCCTGCAGCGACCCAGCTTAATGAACAGAGGATTCATTAGTAGAGCATTAGTAGAGtagacaaaaaacacaaacatgcagaacAAAGAAGAGATGCAAAACAAATAGTCAAAGAGCACAAGAAGGCAAACCACAAGTATTACAGAGCAGCTGCGAGCATCTGTTGCTCACAGACATGGAGCAAGCTCGATCAGATTGCATGTCCACCACACCTAAACAAATACAGGTGGAGATACACAAGCATCTGGAGGACAGAGACACACTGAAAGAACAAACACCGGCTCAGATATGGCAGGGCCACGCCTGGTTTGTGTCACAGCAGAAGGAAGATGGTAATgatctgtacttatatagcgtttttacccaaagcgctttataCCATACATCACATTcgcccattcacacacacattcacacactgatggcggaagctgccatgcaaggcgctaaccatgacccatcaggagcaattaggggtttggtgtcttgctcagggacacctcgacatgatcTTTACaggccgggatcgaaccagcaacccttgggctataggacgaccactctacccgcTGAGACTTGTCGCCCccaaagaggaggatgaagagcatCCATTCTGCCAAACAGTGTTGGACTCATCTTCCTCTCATGGTTATTAATCAATGGTAGCAGCCCCTTAGCTTCCTGGGTGTGAAAATGGCCGACAGACTGGACTTGAATGAAGAAGATAAGTCAACTGTATTTCCTGAGGAAGCTCagatccatccatctgtccatccatccgtccatccttccatccatccatccgtccatccgtccgtccatccatccttctgtccatccgtccgtccttccatccatccatccgtccgtccgtccgtccatccgtccgtccgtccgtccgtccatccatccatccgtccgtccatccgtctgtccgtccgtccatccatccgtctgtccatccgtccatccgtccgtccatccatccttctggccatccatccatccgtccttccatccatccatccatccatccatccatccatccatccgtccatccatccgtctgtccatccgtccgtccttccatccatccatccatccatccgtccttccatccatccatccatccatccgtccatccgtccgtccgtccatccgtccgtctgtccatccatccatccatccatccgtccagtCTTCTGTCCggccatccgtccgtccatccatccatccgtccgtccatccgtccgttcttccatccatccatccaaccatccatccatccatccatccatctatccatccattcttctgtctgtccatccatccgtccgtccatccatctgtctgtccatccatccgtccgtccgtccagcCATCAACCATCTGAACGTCAGTGTTCATATTGATCCATATCAGCGTAATAAGATCAATACTTTAGTTTCACTTTCTCTCTTATATGTCATGACCAGCACAGACCTCTGACCCAGATGCCTTTCAGCAACTGTTCTGAAAGTATGATTTTTCAGCTTTAATGaatttgatttattcatttttaaagagcAACTGAAAACTCAAGAAGTATAAATGATGCTAAGACCTTTACATACTGTTTTAATCCCAATGAAATCTATACATTTACTTCAGATTTAAAGCAAATATACCAATTATATTTAACCAAAACTCTTTTGCTTTAACTatgtaaaatctaaaatgttttgtttctgttctattgtTTTTGTTGACTTGTAAACTTTGCCCAATTTCTATCCTGCGTTTTAActaagaaaaatgacaaaaaaaaaaaaacataaagatcactaaaattcatttaattttagcaTTCCAGCCTAGTCATTAGAAAGTATTGGTACTATTTAACGCACAATTGCTATATTACTTCATACTAGCTGAGATTTAGGATTGCTTATTAGCATCAAAAACACAGAGTCGCTTTACATACCCATCAAAATCAGATtactgggagtaatcagattattgCAATAATCAGATCGGATGCGTCTACATGCACTTCTAAAATGTGAAATCTGAAAGATCGGAATTCTTTGGGAGTACGTTTGTAGTGATGGAGCTTtctgaagacaaaaacacacaaaaaaaatattttacatataacAGATTTTGGGAGCCGAGGGATTTTATTTGTAGACTAAACTAAGAGTgatcttaaaataaaatcccagcCACCCAAAATCAATTGtataagaaattaaatgttttggggtttttttttcattaaagcaGTGACATGACATCCTCAAATTGatgtttaaattaatgaaattatttgactaaatatgcatttaatatttttgattAGGACTAAAGTTGACTGAAAGATTTGAgttaaaaagtggaaaaaaatattaccTGAAAGAAGGTTCTGAGAGATATTTTTTATGTCCACTAATGGTCTGAaagggtaaataaaaaaataaatctataggTCCCCACCAAGCATGTTAACTTAGGTTACTACCACAGGATAGGGGCATAAatgaataacagaaaacaaaaacagagcatGTACCCACATACATGCATACTTATCACGGTcgcagattctgatgggtcacagattttggtgtaacaccagcCGGGTCATATCTTTGTGTTTCCTGAACTTGTAAAAGTTTTTTGTGTCAATGTAAAGTTGCCTTGTTGGTAAACGTGCTTCAGCAGTGTATTCAGCTGCTATTTGCAGCTGCCCGTGAAAGTTTGCATCCAGGACTGTAAAAGGGTTTCATGTCTTGCACagttgtgttttctgaaatATAAAGTCATTTAGCCCGCGGTAAAAGTGTTTCGgctttgtacttttgttttggaaatgtaaacatggtttctatGATGAAAATGTATATCActaaaacgtaaaaatgtttcacttcatgtaatattgttttgcccTTCCCAGCCACCATATTTAGACGATTTCATAGGATTACCAAATCATCTTCCTCAGAACTTTCCTAGATCTTCTACGCTTCTTACTAGCATGACGTTGGCTGTTTCTGGGGATCCATTTATTCGTATATAAACCTTTCTGGTCCACTTTcccttgattttattttctctgcgcAGTTGTCTGACACGCCTGGTGAACTCAGCATTGGTTTTTGTAAGATGTTCATTTAGATACACATTAGTCCTCTTTAGCACCTTTCCTAGTTTTAATAGGCTGATTTTAGTCCTTCTGTTGTTAAATGTCACTGTAATGGGTACAAACTGcccttgtttttctgttagatTGTGGGAGGGGGTGGCGGGCTACTATGTCCTGCTTATTTACTTGGACATGGTTAGACTGTAGGAACTTAATCAGTTGCTGTTCTACTGACTCGTCATCCTGGTCTGGCTCTATATTTTGTAAATTAGTTACAGCTGATCTTTAATTAAAATTCCTGGTCACCCAAAATCACTTATAAGTAAAATAActcagtttttgtgtttttgttttcataaaaacagtgacatcatgccatgaaatttgaatttaaagggttaaaataatctGACTGGTTACATATTTGAATGTTTGAtcaaaaaagtagaaaaaaaaaaactttttaggCCACTATAACCTAAAagttctttaaaagaaatgctttCTTATAAACATCATCCCAAAATATGCAAACACGACCAGAATGGTGGCCAAACATCGAGCGAAGAATTACCTGAAAGGGCAAAAGTCTAGAATGACCTACTTGACTGACTTGTAATCAGATTATGCTGTCTACATGATTACGTGAATAGTCCAGAAATCAGATAGTCATATTTTCTGGTGTGCATGCAAACAAGTCAGCTTCGGTAGAGATACGCCTGCTTCTGGCACAACCCAATCCGACTCAGCAGCATCGTGATGTCCCGATGAAATCCTTTTGTTAGGATGGCATAAAAAAATGGGTGCACACAAGAGTTGAGAGGATAGAAAAGAACCAGCAGCacctacagaaaaagaaagaaaaacataaatcagcTTGGATTTCAGCAGGTAAATAATCTAGATTAAAGGGAAAATCCCACCTTGGAGTCTGTGACCGTCATCAGCGGCCGGTGGAAAGCTGCAGACAGACCGTAGAAACAAACGGGAGCTAAACACAGAAAGTTGGTGAGAATGAGCAGAGCCATGCGTTTGGCCATGGTGGTGTTGCATCTGCTGGTCTGTGGGCGGTGCACCATGCAGTAGATGTGGAcgtaacacaaacacaccactaGAAAAGCAAACACATTAACCATCAGGACATAAACAATGTAGGCCCGAGCAGCAGCTGTCTCCGTGTCCACCGGTAAGCAGATGCTGACCTTCTGGTAAGAGTTAACACCAAGAACTGGCAGGACCGCCATGATGGCGCAAATcaaccagccaatcagcatcagcaccGCAGCGTGACGCAGCCTCAGCTTTTTATCCAGCCTCATGGCGTTAAAGATGGCATGCCAGCGCTGCAGGGTGATTAAAGTCAACGTGTACACGGAGAGCTCACTGGCGAACACCGACAACATCCCTGCTACGTTacagccacttcctgtttgccAGGATATGGCGAAATGGTGGTAACGAGAGCGTGTGTGGAAGTCGACGGACGCTATCAGGAGTAAATACATCCCCATGCAGGTGTCAGCAAACGCCAGGTGGCCGATAAGGAAACGGGTGACCGTCAGCTTCTGCTGGCAGCTCAGCAGGATCACCAGAACCAATAGATTGGCTGAAACAGCCACCAAGCTCACCACCCAGACCAGAACCCTCAGATAGCCTGTACTCATTACATCCTCACAGGGGTTGAGAGCGTCAGGTACAGGCGAGCACGAGGGtccatcatctgcataaaactCGTTACAAAGAGAAGGCTCAAAGTCTTCTTTGAGATGTTCTGCAGAGGAATCCAGAGAGAAGGAACCTTCCTTCTGAGATGGCTGGTTGGGACAGACAAGGCTGTTGTTCAGACTGTAGTCTGTATTTTCAGCTCCTTGGAGATCAAAGATGTCCTGGAGACGCTGGGAAACTTTCTGTTCTGGATGAGTTGATGTCACAGAGGATTCCTGCAGTTTCCCTGAAGCAGACCAGGTCCGGTTGCAGAAAACTGCTTCAAGACTGTTAATTACAGCAGAAGGGACAACAAACAGATACAGTTACACCTGTATAATGCACAAGGTTTATAAAAACCGAGCAGAAAGTAAACCAGTGTTTGTGGGTTATTTCTTTGATGCAGCATATTTCCCTCTTTATAACTGTTTGATTTGAGAgaaagatttcttgttttaacGCTCAAATGTCATGTTACTCGCTCTccaaactctgctctcacacatCAAAACTtccttcttgctctcaaatatatcatcttcctttcaaaactctgctcctgCTCAGGTTTAGGGTTGCAGCGTGGTCTCGTTCCCCCAGTCAGACTCATTCTCTGCTCTCACAACTTCTGCTActggatttattttcctctctcttgggttgctgaatgagctgcCTGTCAAACATCCTTGAtgtatttgagagcaagaaggaACTTTTAGAATGTGAGAGTAGAGTTtggagagagagcaagatgacATTTGAGTGTGAAGACAAGAAACCACATTAAACAATTACACTCTTGATTAAAGAGGGAAGCACCTTCATAGTAACAAAGCTTCTTAATCCGTTTCTGGCAAAGTCCGCTTTGTTTGGGGTTTTGTAAATGCACAAACAAACTCTgatttggattttttaaaaaacggACTCGTTAATACATTTAcatatctatctatttatctgtctgtctgtctgtctatatatatatatatatatatatatatatatatatatatatatatatatatatatatatatatatatatatatatatgtatatatgtgtgtgtgtgtgtttgtgtgtataaaacaaatttttcatATGAATTTTACGCACCAACActacaaaaccaaaataaatctacagttctcatttctttatgtacagtatttacctctaaaatgcataaatatcCAGCCAGTGCCAGCTCTGTTTCTATTGACCTTAAATCACTTCAGAGTTGACGTAAATGCGGCAGAGCGCTGTGCTGGAGAAAGGGGGGCGGTTTGGTGtgtaaagacacacacacagtaaacagaaagaaaatatttcccAGCATTCTCACCCTCTCcatcttttcagtgttttcaggcCACAGCAGTGGCTCGGGAAGGTCAGTTCAGCTCTCTGTAAGTGCGGGAAGGTGGTGGAGGGGGGCAGCGCCTCGAGGGTCCACGTTCTTTCAGCTCGGAGCCTTTCAATGCTCTCCAAACCTACTGAAGGCAAAGAATGCACTTGTGTCTCTGAAAGGTCTCTGGAAGGACAAAGAGCTCAGATTAATTCATTAGACCAGACATACTGCTCTGTAATTCATTTTAATGGtctgttttaaagtgtttatttgtgtttataaaaGAAGTCTGTCTAAACAACCAATGTACAAACAAATACCAGATGGTTGTtgtcaataaaactgaattcagTGATTAATAAAcctcatcaggtcatattttattcccagtagaagatcaccaacatgtcagaggatgaaactgagacctTTCACCATGTGATAAAaacatgagctgatagtgaatctgatgcagcaacacgtctggaaaaagttggaacacgagcaacaaaaggctcaaaaatcattacattctggttttattctacattttacacaccatctcagctttttaaattttgtttggaCATTGGATCTTAAGATGAACTTGACAGTTAATTCCTAATGTGGTCTAAAAATTCCCAAATCCTGGGATGTTTGCAGAAGttacttttgtcttttcttagGTAATGAACCAAGTTTCTGTACACTCACTCACAGATGAGTTGGGCCATGAATCACaccataaaatgaaaattcatCAATATGTTTCAAATCCAGGTTCCTCTGAAGGTACCTGAGTAGAAGGAAAATTCAGTTACATGCTAAAAAATATTGTTCATTGTCTCCCTTTAACTTCCATAAAACACCAGGACCCCCTCAAAATGTCAAGCACATTTGAACACATGAACTCTTAGCTCTCGTTCAGCTGAAGAAATTCAGAGTACTGTACACTTCTTCCAGTCTGCTCCCATTGAAAGCAAAGCGCTGGATTTCTTTCACACCGTTATCATTCAGCATGCTGAAAACAAGGAGGGAAATAAGACCGTTAGCTTAGCAAACACATGCATTCGCCTTCATTCACTGGTACTACTAGTAGTACTTGGTACCTGAGAGTATGTAGTTTgtatctggatagtacctgtTTGGTATCtaatagtacctggatagtacctgtcTGGTACCTAAtggtacctggatagtacctgtgTGGTACCTAaaagtacctggatagtacctgtcTGGTACCTAATGGTACCTTGATAGTACCTGGTTGGTATCtaatagtacctggatagtacctgttTGGTACCTAAAAGTACCTGGACAGTACCTGGTTGGTATCtaatagtacctggatagtacctgttTGGTACCTAAAAGTACCTGGACAGTACCTGTTTGGTACCtaatagtacctggatagtacctgttTGTTACCTAAAagtatctggatagtacctggttgGTACCTAAtggtacctggatagtacctggttgGTATCtaatagtacctggatagtacctgttTGGTACCTAaaagtacctggatagtacctgttTGGTAACTAAAAGTACCTGGTCAGTACCTGTTTGGTACCTAATAGTGCCTGGATAGTACCTGTTTGGTACCTAAAagcacctggatagtacctgttTGGTACCTAAtggtacctggatagtacctgttTGGTACCTAATGGTACCTGGATAGTACGTGGTTGGTATCtaatagtacctggatagtacctgcctgcagcatcaaagagTTACATCCTTCTGGGCATAGCAGcacctgtccctctcctctccttctcttcctcctctcctcctcatcataACCTCGTTATATTCTGTCTTATGCTGATACTCAGgtgtttaaggaggtttgtggtgttgccATTGAAACCTCTCTGTCTTTCATATACTGTTGTTTAGCTCCACACGTGGCTGAACCTCAGACTGAACCTTTGTTCACATATGATCATTACAggtggaagaaaaagtagttcctatAATCTAGAATTTACGATTACAATAGTAGGTACTTTTGTCTGTGTTCCAGTTTGTGATAAACTACATATTTACCCAAATTACTTGAAATATCAATATATGTTAACATGAAATCTGTTCTAGACCATACGTTTACGAGGTATAGACACACCACATGGTAGTGTACCCTGCAAACAGTAcgcaaattattttttattttatttacgtttctctttttgttaaagagccaaataaagactGCAGATTTATTTTGAAAGAAATCTACATTTTCTGCTGGTTATTTCATGGCTCAGGTGTTAAAGGATTAAAGGAACCACATCGTGTtggtttaagtcatatttaCCTGATAGATTCCAGTTTTTTCTGGTTCTTGTACTTACACTGTCAGAGCATTCACAGATATTCCAAAAAAGGAATTAGCTGGAATGACGCGTATGAGGACATTTTCCACTATTTCcctataagaaaaaaaaaagtgtgagatTAAATCAGATTCACTGGTTTGAAGTTCACACATTTAGTCAAACACGTCAGTGTACATACAGGATGAAATCCTCTCTCATTGACCGAATATACCGAAGACCAGGAAACAAAGTGAGACCTGTGTTAGAGATCCCACTGCAGCATAAAAAACATACCTGAGTCAAAACCAGGAAACCCAGACAGCTTCACACTCAGATATGGTTCATCTGAGTTATACTTACAGGTATTTTAAATTAGGCAGATCTTTGAAAGCCTCTTCATGGATGTAGGACAGTGTTTTCACACCAGTGATCTGtctgacacacaaacatgcaggaATGCATTTTAGCCGCTTGTGAACAGTGTTGCTTGACTTTCTGCTTTCTGTGAGATTATTTTGTCTGGAAACATGCTGAGAGTAAATGTGCTGGATTAAAGCACGAGAAGTTTGCTGTGGCATGTAAACCTGGTAGCTGCAGGACGTGAGAGAGAATCAGAAACGAGTTAAAGTTCACGTACATGTGTGCAACGCTGGACAGGTTGTAGAAGGAGTGTTTCTCAACAGATCTGATGGCGTCATCGTCGGAGATGAATCTGGAAACAGAACATAACAATGGCTGGTTTTTCTGGACTTTTACCAGTAACCTTTCACTGGGGTcacaagaacaacaaaaatttTACAAAGTTTGGATTCTgtataaaatgtcaataaaatcaGAATCTCATCAGGTCacattttatccccagtagaagataaacaacacatcagatgatgaaactgagacgtttcaccatgtgatggaaaatctgAGCTGATGAAGGTGAAAGGtgtggactgcaggcaggccagttcagcagccggactcttctcctgtgaagccatgctgctgtgatggatgcaggatgtggttcagcatcgtcttgctgaaatctgcaaggccttccctgaaagagacgttgtctggatgggagcagatgttgctctaaaacctccatgtacttttcagcattgatggagcttcacagatgtggaagctgcccacgccataggcactaatgcagccccatcccatcagagatgcagctttccacctgtccactgataacaagctggatgctccctctcctctttagtctgcaggacacgccgtccatgctttccacaaactagttcacatcttcatccaggtttccactttgcctcagaccattttaaatgagctttggtccagagaagacggaagaagctggttctggatcctgttcacatctggcttcttcgctgcatgatggagctttaacctgcatttgtgggtttcagggtgaactgtgttcacagacagtggtttctggaagtcttcctgagtccatgcagtggtttccagtagagaatcatgtctgcttttattgcagaagatcaccagcatccagccttgtcccgtcagcatggtgtaaaaagtagttccagggtggtgttcagcatggtgtagcatcttcttcttttaacatgTCTAGaaatgtctgggaagtgaggagaccagttgctggagttttaggagaggaatgttgtcccattctggtctgatgaaGCATTGTCATCCAGTTTTGACtttcagccttgtcccatgcacacagagattcctcctgattctctcaatcttctgatgatattctacactgtagattagggctgggcgatatggcctaaaaaaaaatcctccgactttttataaccaaatccgatttccgattttaatcgattttttttccttttcttttacaaaacataaataaacttattaaaaacattcatttgtttatatagatgaatgctagcaaaaataaagcatataatgtcatagctcttccaccatataaacgacttcctctcttacatagaaatatgcgacacaatgcatccgtgatctctttccatctggatccttatcatacaggatccactgcagaaataattcccctgatgaaggttgtctcttaactagtgtttgtgggttaagttgatttctgcatctcatagagagca
It encodes:
- the LOC121629812 gene encoding thyrotropin receptor-like yields the protein MASCNRITRTVSCSGVQVIPGVHPDTQQLWLVRTKLSSVPQNAFHSLSSISHIFISDDDAIRSVEKHSFYNLSSVAHIQITGVKTLSYIHEEAFKDLPNLKYLGISNTGLTLFPGLRYIRSMREDFILEIVENVLIRVIPANSFFGISVNALTVMLNDNGVKEIQRFAFNGSRLEEVYLQRNLDLKHIDEFSFYGVIHGPTHLDLSETQVHSLPSVGLESIERLRAERTWTLEALPPSTTFPHLQRAELTFPSHCCGLKTLKRWRGLEAVFCNRTWSASGKLQESSVTSTHPEQKVSQRLQDIFDLQGAENTDYSLNNSLVCPNQPSQKEGSFSLDSSAEHLKEDFEPSLCNEFYADDGPSCSPVPDALNPCEDVMSTGYLRVLVWVVSLVAVSANLLVLVILLSCQQKLTVTRFLIGHLAFADTCMGMYLLLIASVDFHTRSRYHHFAISWQTGSGCNVAGMLSVFASELSVYTLTLITLQRWHAIFNAMRLDKKLRLRHAAVLMLIGWLICAIMAVLPVLGVNSYQKVSICLPVDTETAAARAYIVYVLMVNVFAFLVVCLCYVHIYCMVHRPQTSRCNTTMAKRMALLILTNFLCLAPVCFYGLSAAFHRPLMTVTDSKVLLVLFYPLNSCVHPFFYAILTKGFHRDITMLLSRIGLCQKQAYLYRS